Within Roseibium sp. HPY-6, the genomic segment CAAGTCACCGGCTTTTCTGTCGTGTGACGCAAAAAGGAAGCAGCTCATGTCTGATCAGGCTTTTGATATGGTTGTCATCGGTGCGGGACCCGGCGGTTACGTTGCTGCGATCCGGGGTGCGCAGCTCGGCTTGAATGTCGCCTGCATCGAACGCGAACATCTTGGCGGCATCTGTCTCAACTGGGGATGCATTCCAACCAAAGCGATGCTGCGCTCCGTAGATGTCTTGCATCTGGCACAGCGTGCCAAGGAATTCGGACTGAATATCGATACCGCGACCCATGATCTTGGAGCCATCGTCAAACGCTCTCGATCGGTTGCAAAGAGACTGTCGAACGGCGTGGGTTACCTTTTCCGCAAAAACAAGGTGACAAGCATCATGGGCGAGGCTCGTCTGGCCGCGAAAGGCGAGGTTGTCGTCACCAATGATGACGGGGAACAGACACTTCACTCGGACAACATCGTTGTGGCCACCGGTGCGCGGGCGCGGCAGTTGCCCAGGCTGGAAGCTGACGGCAAGAGGGTCTGGGCCTACAAGCACGCCTTGCAGCCTCCCCACGAGCCAAAGAAACTCCTTGTTATCGGATCAGGTGCCATCGGGATTGAGTTCGCCAGCTTTTACAATGGGATTGGCGCGCGGGTGACTGTTGTCGAGGTGTTGGAGCGCGTCTTGCCCGCTGAAGATGCCGAGATAGCTGCTTTGGCCAGCAAGGCCTTTGTCAAACAAGGCATGAGAATTCTAGAAGGCAGCAAGGTCACCGATCTTGATCGCCGCGACGACAGGGTCGTGGCCCGTATCCAGACACCGGACGGTATCGTCGAAGAAGAGTTCGACACCGTAATTTCCGCCGTCGGCATCACAGGCAACGTCGAAGGGCTGGGTCTTGAGGAAGCGGGGGTCAAGGTGGACCGCGGGCATATCGTCACCGACCCTTATTGCCGCACCGGCGTCGACGGTCTTTATGCGATTGGGGATGTGGTAGCCGGTCCCTGGCTTGCGCACAAAGCCAGTCATGAGGGCGTTATGGTGTCGGAGATGATCGCAGGTCTGACCGGACATCCGGTCAAACCCGAAACTATTGCAGGCTGTACCTATTGCAACCCGCAGGTTGCCAGCGTCGGTCTCACCGAGGATCAGGCGAGAGAGGCCGGATACGAAGTGAAAGTCGGCCGCTTTCCGTTTCAGGGCAACGGCAAGGCCATCGCTCTTGGCGAAACGCAGGGCATGATCAAGACCGTATTTGACGCCAAGACCGATGAACTGCTGGGAGCACATATGGTGGGTTCAGAGGTAACGGAACTCATCCAGGGCTACGTGGTTGGTCAGAAACTGGAATCCACCGGACAAGACCTGATGGAAACCGTCTTCCCGCATCCGACTTTGAGCGAAATGATGCATGAGAGCGTGCTCGACGCTTATGGACGCGTCATCCACATCTGATCAAGTAACCTGCGTAATCCTGGAAACTGGCGAAGGTCTTCTCAGCACGGACGCAAGAGCCCGTGCTGCTTGATCTTCCGATTGATCGTGGCCCGCCCAATTCCCAGGGCGCGGGCAGCTTTCGATACGTTCCAATTTGTGCCTGTCAGGGCATCCAACAACATCTGTCTTTCATCATAGACCGGCAACCGTATCGCTTGACGAGAGCTGTTTGTCCGTTGCTGCCTAACAGTCTGACGCGAAATCCGCCTCAATGACGGCTGCAGGTCCAACAACGAAATGCGCGTTCCGTTCCCCTCAAACAGCGCTTGTTGCAATACGTTGCGCAGCTCCCGGACATTGCCCGGCCAGTCAGATGCCGCGAGCATCTCATGCGCCTCTTCTGTGATCTCAACGTCAGTGCCGGCAAGTTGTGATCCCACCCGCTGACACAATTCCCTTAGACCTTCCCGCTCACGCAAGGGTGGGAGTTCAACAACGGCCCCGGCCAGCAAGTAATAAAGATCTTCTCGAAACCGTCCCTCTTCTACTGCTGCAAATAGGCTCTCACGGCTGATAGCCACGATCCTCAATCCGGGCTTCGCGTGTTGCATATCCAAAGGCGAAGCATCGCGTTCGAACTCTTCCACCAGCTTGCGCAGGCCCGATTGAGCAAATGCAGGCAGTTCGCCGACATTGTCCAAGACCAGTACGGTGATGCCCTGCCCTTCAGGACCAAATGCGTCGACAACGCGGGCCTGGCTATAGAGGTTTTGAACATAATCCCGATCGGCCTGCGAGTCCCAGATTGAGGCACAGTCCACAGTTACGATCTGCTCACGCCCAAGCCCAAGCCCACTGCTGATTGCGCTAACAAGAGCAGACTTTCCGGTTCCCGACTCGCCTTCAATCACTATGGGCGTGGCGCGCTTTATATACGCCTCCACCCTGGCGCAAGCCTTCGCCATTTCATGGCTATCGCTAAACAAGTCTGGCGACAATTGTCCGTTCTCGCGGCGATTTTCAGCCGGATTGGGACTTTGCCAGCCGGGTGTGTATCTGGCATCGGCAACTGGTTTACGGACCGCATAACTCAACCCTGAACGCTGGTCTGAACCGACGCTCGCCATCCGGGTTGGAACAGATTTGAACGTGTCGGACGCAGTACCAAAAACACCATCGAATTGCTGTCCGCACAGGTTGGTTTCCTTTGGAAGCCCTGCGAGCTCATTTGCCCAGATTGTACTGCTGAGGATTGTGCCTTGGCCATCAATCGCGACAAGACCCTCGCGCCGCAAAAGATCGGCAGGCCCTGCTGAGGTGACGGTCACAATTGTGTAGTCTGCATACTTCGCTTCAAAGAGTTTGCTCTGGATCCTGCCAACGGCAGACAGCAACAGTTTCTTTGCGATCAAATAGTCGGTTGGACTGCCGCGATCGAACGCCGAAAGGCTTACCGCCCCGATGGTTTCGTTGTCCGCATCAAGCATCGGCACGGCCGTGCAGGCAAAAGCCGTCAGGCTGGTGTGATAATGCTGCGTACCACGCACGGTGACGGCATCGCCAGCTCCCATGGCCACGCTAACACCATTGGTCCCGGCAATCCGCTCATCCCAGCAAGATCCTAGTCCAATACCGTTGGCCTCGAATGCTTCACGAGTAGCGGACGGGCTTTCAAACCGTACGACAATGCCATCAGAGTCGGTGACCACCAGGCAATGTCCCGCATCAATGCCCAGTTTGGACAGTTCGCTGAAGACCCCGTGTCTTCCACCGCTTCGATCGACCAGTTCGTCAAGGCGTGGCGCGATTTCGGACGCCTGCAGCCGTAACACCGGCTTCGCGGTGGTCCTTACGAGACCGTGTCGCCGCTCACATCTCTCCCAGGATGCCTTGATCGTTTCGTCAAAGGGTTGCCTATGCGCAAGCTCGCCCATGATCTCGTCCTCCAAGGACACGGTATCGCAAATTGAAACGCGCGTCATCCTCAGGGCAGCTGCGAGTTTTCCGTGACAATCCCGGCCTGACGGATCCGGTTTGTATCTTCATGGAAAATGGCGCATGCGACACGCGTGTGGATCCTAAGACTGAACGCCCACCGATAAGCGCGCTGGATCGTTGCCAAGGTGAAGAGGGAGAGAAAAAGCAAAAACAACCTTTTCAAGCTGGCAGGGTGCTTTAGGGAGTTTTGCTGGCCGCAGGCAACGAGGACTACCTGCAATCCAATCTAAACAATTGCTTGCGTGAAGGCAAAGCCAACAAGGGGCAGCTTGCGCTCGCACGGGGTAGTGGCGGTAGAGGGTCCACGTTACCAAATCCAGCCTCCAGCGCGTGTCATCCTGATCCGGCAATGGGGGAATTCCTCGTTGGCTGGCTCGATGTCTTTATCAATTTCTAAGGCTGCAAAAACAGTGTTCCTCGACCCATGTCAGAAAAAACATCTCGTCTTGCGAAAATCAGCCTGGCACTCCAGACACTCAGGAAACGGGTTGCTTCACGTGCGGTTTTGAGTGCATCAACCGGTCTTCGACTTGCCAATGTCAAACCCAACAACAGCGAGCGTAAATTCCTCGACATAGTCAATGAGCTCCGAAACGGCGATCTCTGCAGCTTTCTCATCAGCCCTGGAAACGGCATCCGCGACGGCGGCATGAGCTGTCGCCATCTTCTTTACGTCACCATATTGTTCCTGATTGAATACCCAAAACCTCCTTGAAAGTCCCTTGACGGAGGTAAGCGCCCTGGCGGCAAATCTGTTGTCGGAAGCGCTTATCAGCAATGCAAAACACTGAGCATCCAATTCGGTCATGATGGACTGTTCAGTCGAAATTGCAGTTTCTCTAAAACCGTTTGCAATCTCCGCAAACTTTTTTCGTTGGGCAGGAGTTGCCCGTTTGGAAGCAGATCTTGCAACCAGCATCTCAACGACGCGTCGCAACTCAAGTGCGCGAAACTGTTCGGTGTGATCAATCGGGACGATTTGCGCGCCGCGTCTTGGCACAATGACAAGAAGACCTTCGTCGGCAAGGCGTTGAATGGCAGATCTGACGGGCGCACGTGTGTGACCTGAAACCTCAACAAGATCGGTCTCGGAAACCCATCGGCCGGGTTCCAGGTCACCGTTTACAATCATGCGTTCGATGTCCCGGAAGGCTTCATCTTTGCGATGGACCGCGCCATTTGCACCTTCTGCCAAGCCCATGTCTCCTGCCCAACAATTACTAGTCAACTGCCCAAATCGGCGGCAACTCCGAACAATCTTGTTTCACAAGTTTGACATGTTAGCAATATGAGTTAACATTTCAGAATTGAAATGTCACAAGATAACTCTGACATGTCAACCGAAGTTGAACTCACCAACCTGTGGGAGGTCTTCATGGGTAAATTCAAGTCGCTGGCCCTGTCAGCAACAGTTGTTATGAGTACTGCAGTGGGCGCAATGGCCCAGGAAGTGGTGAAAGTCGCTGAACCGAATTGGGCTAGTGGACGTGCCATGGCAGGTCTCATCAAAGTCGTGATTGAGGATAAGCTCGGCGGCAAAGCTGAGTTGGTACCAGGAACGAATGCCGTTATTTTCAAAGCGATGGATCGCGGTAAGGGCGAAATTGACGTCCATCCAGACGTCTGGCTGCCAAACCAGTCAAACTTTACAGATGAATATGTAGATCAGAACAAATCCGTTGCACTGAGCAACGGCAGCTATGAAGGCTTTTCAGCTTTCTGCGCTCCAAAAAAGTTCGCAGAAGAGAACAACATCAAGAGCGTGTTCGATCTTGCGACTCCCGAAGTCGCCCAGCTGATGGATAGAGACGGCGACGGAATGGGCGACATTTGGGTTGGAGCTCCTGGTTGGGCATCTACCAAGATCAACTCCGTTAAGGTGCGCGACTACGGCATCACCAACTTCTTCAAACCGATCGAAGCCGAAGAAGAAGTTGCGACGGCATCAATTTCAGACGCTCTGAACAAGGGTGAAGGCTACGCATTCTATTGCTATGCACCCCACTACAACTGGTTTGTGTTCGATATGGTCCGTCTGGACGAGCCGGCATATGACCCGGCAAAATACAACATGAAGCAGCCCGCAGAAGATCCGAAGTGGTTTGAGAACTCCAAGGTCGAAACCGGCGACAAGCCGAAAACGATACATGTCGGCTATTCCAAGTCTCTGGAAACGCGCACACCAAGCGTGGCTGCATTCCTCGCAAACATCGATATGGACACCGACAGCGTGAATAATTTCACGCACGAAATAGTCGTGAAAAAACGGTCAAGTGAAGACGTCGCTCGCGAGTGGATCGCGGCGAATTCCGACCGTGTCGATGCTTGGCTGGGACTGAATTAGGTCTCACCTCCCAAGGTCCGCCGGCGCGGCTCCTGTCGCGCCGGCAGGCACACGCAGAAAAAAAATCAGCAAAAGATGCGCACTCAAGCGCGGCAAGGGGGTCGTTTGACCAACCAACCACGGCAAAACCTGCAATCCGTGATCGATCTCGAAGGGGTCTGGAAAATCTTCGGCTCACGGCAGCACGACGCGATGGCTGCAATTCAAAAAGACGGCCTGACAAAGGCGGAGGTGCTTGAACAGTTTGATTGCGTGGTTGGAGTAGCTGATGCGACGTTCAAGGTCAATCAGGGCGAAATCTTCTGCATCATGGGCTTGTCAGGTTCCGGGAAGTCCACGCTGGTTCGACATGTAAACCGCCTCCTGGCACCGACGGCGGGCAAAGTAAAAGTCAGTGGTGTCGACATCATGTCACTTGATGAAGAACAACTCCTCAAGGTGCGCAATGAGAACATTGCGATGGTCTTTCAGAACTTTGGCTTACTGCCGCATCGTTCCGTACGCGACAACGTGGCAATGCCGCTTGAAATACGTGGGTATTCACAAAACGCACGCTGGAAAGCAGCAGAGGAGGCGCTTGCGCTTGTTGAATTGGCTGAATGGAAAGACAAGTTCGCACACGAGTTATCAGGCGGAATGCAGCAGCGTGTGGGACTTGCCCGGGCCATCGCGGCCGACGCCGACGTTCTTCTGATGGATGAACCGTTCAGTGCACTTGACCCGCTGATCAGGCGGCAGTTGCAGGATGAGTTCATGAAGCTCGCCGACAAGATGCACAAAACAACACTCTTTATCACTCACGACCTGGAAGAGGCCGTTCGGATCGGAGATCGCATCGCAATCATGAAAGATGGTGTGATCGTCCAAACTGGCACACCAGAAGAGATCATCATGAATCCTGCCGACGACTACGTCATGGATTTCGTCGCCGGGATTTCGAGAATAAATCTTATTCGCGGCCACAGCTTGGCCAAACCTCTGGCCGAGTTCGAAAAACTGAACGGCAAACTGCCAGAGGATGCCTTGACCGTCTCGGGCAACGACACGCTGCGCCAGATCATTGTCAAATCAGCAAACACTGAAGGCGCGATCCTCGTCAAAGATGAGGACATCGGCACGATGGGCGTCATCACAAAGAACGACATCCTCAACGGCGTAATAAAGGGGACGGAGGACCAATGACAGCTGTAACAGATCACATAGCCGTTCCCGCCGATACTTCCGCGGACAGCACCGTTAAGCAGTTTGTTTCGGTCAATGACGCTTATTATGAGGAACAGTTTAAGTCGATAGGTGACAAGCGCGGGTTCACCTTCACCTGGAACTGGGCGGCCTTCCTGCTCGGTTCCATTTGGTATGGCATGCGCAGCCTCTGGTCGTATTTCTTACCCTTTGTGGCACTGGAAACCTTAGCTGTTGTTCAACTCGCCCGAGGGATCTGGGGCGATCTAGGCGCGCCAATTTTGGCTCGGCTACCGGGCATCGAGGCAACACTCGAACAGCGTTACACTCAATTGGCCGAGGCGAAAGAAAATGCGCCCGACAAGGTTGCCGGTTTCGAGAACGCGATTGCGTCGCTTGAACGGGCCGTGGAAGGCCTCAAGGCGGATGCCGCTGCCGCAAACGCAACCGCAATGCAGCTTATTGTTTTTGGTTTGATCGGTCTTTTCGTCGTCAAAGCAATTCAGGCAGGTCTCGCAAACTCAGCCCTTCAATCACGCTATTCCAAATGGCTATCAGATCGGTCCATTGGCTCTGGATTGACCCCGCAAAAGTTTGCTTTGGCAGCCGCACTTGCCGCCCTCACCTATCTGACTTGCTCTTTGAAGTTCGGGTTCCCCGATCAGGTGCCGAGCCTGCAAACCTTTCCCTCAGACCCGCAAGTGCAGTCATCGGTCGCGGAAGCCATCAAGGCATGGATGGCAAGCGCGGCGATTTCTTCGGAGTGGTTTTTTGACAGTCTGGTCTTTGGTATTCGGACAGTCCTGGACGCCCTTGAGACTATCTTCGTTGAGACCCCATGGCCCGTCATGGGCGGGTTCATAATCCTGCTTACCGGTCTGTCAGCCGGTTGGAGGGCCGCGATATTCACCGGGGCGGGCCTTGCGTATCTCGGATATCTGGGCTTTTGGGACAAGAGCATGAAAACGCTGGCATTGCTCGGAACAGCTGCCTGCATTTCGATCACACTTGGTATTCCGCTCGGCATCGCCTGTGCACGCAATCCTCGCCTCTATGCCTTTGTGCGACCGGTCCTGGATTTCATGCAGACAATGCCGGCGTTTGTCTATCTTATCCCGGTTATCGCTTTCTTCGGCACCGGAAAGCCGGCCGCTATCATCGCAACAATGATCTTTGGCGGGTCTCCGGTGGTGCGCCTCACTGTTCTTGGCTTGCGGGGCGTGCCGGAACACGTTCGCGAAGCGGCAATGGCCTTTGGTGCGAACAAAAGGTACCTGCTTTGGAAGGTCGACATACCGCTCGCCATGCCGTCAATCATGGCAGGCATTAATCAGACGATTCTGCTGTCGCTCGCGATGGTTGTCATCGCTTCTCTGATTGGCGCAAAGGGGCTCGGAGAAGACGTGCTCGAAGCCTTGCAATATGCCTCGGAAGGACAAGGGATCCTTGCCGGCCTTGCGATCCTCGTCTGCGCCATGATCCTCGACCGCATCATTCAAGGAAAGAGAAGGTAAGACGATGTCGATCACAGTGTTGATGATGATCAAATACGAAAATGACAAGAAAGCCGAGATGCTCAAATCCGTGAGCGACCGTGCGGAAGTTTCGAAAAACGCGGTCGCTGCCATGGGCGGAAAACTTCTCCACGCATATGGCACCGCCGGTGAATTCGACATGATTTTCATTTACGAGATGCCCGATATGACATCAGTTGCGGCCAACATGATGCTTGCGGACGCCAGCGGAATGTCAAAGCATCACAAGATCATCCCTCTGTTTTCCAATGATGAATTTCTGGCAGCACAGAAAAAGGCCGGGGAGATGACACATACCTACTCCGCGGCAGGTGATAAGTGACCCGGGCGATTTTCTTCGGCGGCAAGATCACGACAGTGGATGAGGCGTTTCAATCGCCAGAAGCTGTCGCGATTGCAGATGGCAAAATCGTCAAGGTTGGGACCATGGCAGATTGTGAAACCCAGGCGGGCGAGGTAGCGGAGCGCGTCGATCTTGAGGGAAAGTTTCTCCTGCCCGGCTTCATCGATGCGCATTCGCATCCACTTTGGTCAGCCAAGACACGCGGCGCTCCTGTCGTAGATATCCGGGCAGAAACCGTTCCCTCGTTTGAAGCTGTTATGGGTAAGATCAAGCGCCGGGTCGCGGCAAGCCTACCGGGCGAGCATCTCCTTTTCTTCGGGTTGGACGCGCAGCTTCATGATGGGTTCGAAGCGCCGACGCGGGAGCAGTTGGATGACGTCGCGCCAAACAACCCTCTGGGTATTCAGACGTCCAATTGCCATGCGCTTTTTATGAACTCTGCCGGCTTTGACGCGTGCGGGATTGATGAAAACACCCCAACGCCGACCGGCTCGATTATTGAGCGCCATCCATGCGGCAAGCCAAGTGGTAAGATCGCCGAAGCAATTACGTGGCAAGCGATAGAGACATTTTATGAGGCCTGGGGCGATGATCGCCTGAATGACGAGTTCAAAGCCTCAATTGAGGATTTTATCCAAAACGGCATCACGACAACAACGGAACATCTCTATCTGCCGTTTTACAAAGCCTATTACCTCAGCGCGTTAAAGAAGGGCTGGCCAATGCCGCGCATTGCCGCCTACCAGCAAGCAGTCACGCCAGACATGAACGTTGATGACATGAAGGTTGGCGAGGACCGTCTTTGGATGGCTGGCGTAAAAATTCATGCGGACGGATCACCCTTCATTGGCAATATCTGGCTGACAGAGCCTTATCTTGAAAATGAGGTGACACTGGATCGCATGGACCTGCGTCCGGGCCATACTGGAGGATTGAATTACCCGCAGGAATTCTTCGAGAAGATGGTGCGAAACTACGTCAGCCAAGGCTGGCAAATGACCATCCATACGCAAGGCGACAGAACCATCGACATGGTTCTTGATCTACTGGAGAGCGTTCTTGACGAGACCCCCAAACCGGACCATCGGTTCAGGCTCGAACATTGCGCGTTGATGCGTGAGGATCAGGTTGAACGCGCCGTAAAGATGGGTGTTCTTTCAAGCTTCTTCATAAATCATATCACTCATTGGGGCGCACCCATCGAAGACGTTTTGTTCGGACCGCAACGCGCTGCTCATTACGTCCCGGCCGGCAGTGCCGTTAAGCATGGAATGCGCATTTCCTTACACGCTGATACGCCGATGACAGATCCATCATGTCTTGAGCTGATGAAAGCCGCAATGACCCGGCGCGCTGGGGATGGACGCTGTCTTGGTCCGGAGCAGTGTCTTGATGTCGAAGCCGCGTTGAAAGCGGTGACCATCGATGCCGCGTACCAGATTTGCAAGGACGATGTGCTTGGATCGATCACGCCTGGAAAACATGCCGACTTTGTTGTCCTGGAAAGTGATCCGCTTGTGACAAAGCCGGAGGAATTATCGGACATAAAAGTGCTCCAGACCTGGCTGGCTGGCGAGAGGGTTTATGATGCATGACCCGTCGATAGATAGAGTACCGGTCGTAACCGTAGGGGGCTTTCTGGGCGCGGGAAAGACGACGTTGATCAACCGGATTTTGAAGGAGGTTGACGATGAACGTGTCGTTGTCTTCGTCAACGATTTCGGGGCGATCAATATCGATTATGATCTTATTGAAACGGCCGATGAACGCCGAATTTCACTAAAAAATGGCTGCGTTTGCTGCACGCTCAATGAAGAGTTGATCCAGGGCATCAAAACGTTTCTAGACGAAGATGAAACACCTTCAGCATTTATCATAGAGGCCAGTGGGATCTCGGACCCGCGGGCTTTAGACAGTTCAATTCTCATGCTTGAGCAGACTGGAACAGTGCGCCTCGACAACCGCGTGTATCTGGTCGATGCGGAGCAGTTTCAGACATCTGACTTCGAAGAAACTGAGTTAGTTATCGATCATGCGGCGGCTGCCGACTGCATCATCGTCAACAAGACTGACATTGTCAGTAGCAGCGCCTTGAAGGCGACTGTGTCGACCCTGAAATCCGCCAGTCCATATGCGACAATCATCGAAAGCGCCTACGGACGGTGCCCCACAGGCATGATACTCAACAAGGTTGACCGGGACTTTACATCCAATTTTCAACCCGGCCAATCATCCGTATCGAACCATCATGGCTACGTCAGTTGGTCCCGCC encodes:
- the lpdA gene encoding dihydrolipoyl dehydrogenase, which codes for MSDQAFDMVVIGAGPGGYVAAIRGAQLGLNVACIEREHLGGICLNWGCIPTKAMLRSVDVLHLAQRAKEFGLNIDTATHDLGAIVKRSRSVAKRLSNGVGYLFRKNKVTSIMGEARLAAKGEVVVTNDDGEQTLHSDNIVVATGARARQLPRLEADGKRVWAYKHALQPPHEPKKLLVIGSGAIGIEFASFYNGIGARVTVVEVLERVLPAEDAEIAALASKAFVKQGMRILEGSKVTDLDRRDDRVVARIQTPDGIVEEEFDTVISAVGITGNVEGLGLEEAGVKVDRGHIVTDPYCRTGVDGLYAIGDVVAGPWLAHKASHEGVMVSEMIAGLTGHPVKPETIAGCTYCNPQVASVGLTEDQAREAGYEVKVGRFPFQGNGKAIALGETQGMIKTVFDAKTDELLGAHMVGSEVTELIQGYVVGQKLESTGQDLMETVFPHPTLSEMMHESVLDAYGRVIHI
- a CDS encoding sigma 54-interacting transcriptional regulator, whose protein sequence is MGELAHRQPFDETIKASWERCERRHGLVRTTAKPVLRLQASEIAPRLDELVDRSGGRHGVFSELSKLGIDAGHCLVVTDSDGIVVRFESPSATREAFEANGIGLGSCWDERIAGTNGVSVAMGAGDAVTVRGTQHYHTSLTAFACTAVPMLDADNETIGAVSLSAFDRGSPTDYLIAKKLLLSAVGRIQSKLFEAKYADYTIVTVTSAGPADLLRREGLVAIDGQGTILSSTIWANELAGLPKETNLCGQQFDGVFGTASDTFKSVPTRMASVGSDQRSGLSYAVRKPVADARYTPGWQSPNPAENRRENGQLSPDLFSDSHEMAKACARVEAYIKRATPIVIEGESGTGKSALVSAISSGLGLGREQIVTVDCASIWDSQADRDYVQNLYSQARVVDAFGPEGQGITVLVLDNVGELPAFAQSGLRKLVEEFERDASPLDMQHAKPGLRIVAISRESLFAAVEEGRFREDLYYLLAGAVVELPPLREREGLRELCQRVGSQLAGTDVEITEEAHEMLAASDWPGNVRELRNVLQQALFEGNGTRISLLDLQPSLRRISRQTVRQQRTNSSRQAIRLPVYDERQMLLDALTGTNWNVSKAARALGIGRATINRKIKQHGLLRPC
- a CDS encoding GntR family transcriptional regulator, encoding MAEGANGAVHRKDEAFRDIERMIVNGDLEPGRWVSETDLVEVSGHTRAPVRSAIQRLADEGLLVIVPRRGAQIVPIDHTEQFRALELRRVVEMLVARSASKRATPAQRKKFAEIANGFRETAISTEQSIMTELDAQCFALLISASDNRFAARALTSVKGLSRRFWVFNQEQYGDVKKMATAHAAVADAVSRADEKAAEIAVSELIDYVEEFTLAVVGFDIGKSKTG
- a CDS encoding glycine betaine ABC transporter substrate-binding protein — encoded protein: MSTEVELTNLWEVFMGKFKSLALSATVVMSTAVGAMAQEVVKVAEPNWASGRAMAGLIKVVIEDKLGGKAELVPGTNAVIFKAMDRGKGEIDVHPDVWLPNQSNFTDEYVDQNKSVALSNGSYEGFSAFCAPKKFAEENNIKSVFDLATPEVAQLMDRDGDGMGDIWVGAPGWASTKINSVKVRDYGITNFFKPIEAEEEVATASISDALNKGEGYAFYCYAPHYNWFVFDMVRLDEPAYDPAKYNMKQPAEDPKWFENSKVETGDKPKTIHVGYSKSLETRTPSVAAFLANIDMDTDSVNNFTHEIVVKKRSSEDVAREWIAANSDRVDAWLGLN
- a CDS encoding betaine/proline/choline family ABC transporter ATP-binding protein (Members of the family are the ATP-binding subunit of ABC transporters for substrates such as betaine, L-proline or other amino acids, choline, carnitine, etc. The substrate specificity is best determined from the substrate-binding subunit, rather than this subunit, as it interacts with the permease subunit and not with substrate directly.); its protein translation is MRTQARQGGRLTNQPRQNLQSVIDLEGVWKIFGSRQHDAMAAIQKDGLTKAEVLEQFDCVVGVADATFKVNQGEIFCIMGLSGSGKSTLVRHVNRLLAPTAGKVKVSGVDIMSLDEEQLLKVRNENIAMVFQNFGLLPHRSVRDNVAMPLEIRGYSQNARWKAAEEALALVELAEWKDKFAHELSGGMQQRVGLARAIAADADVLLMDEPFSALDPLIRRQLQDEFMKLADKMHKTTLFITHDLEEAVRIGDRIAIMKDGVIVQTGTPEEIIMNPADDYVMDFVAGISRINLIRGHSLAKPLAEFEKLNGKLPEDALTVSGNDTLRQIIVKSANTEGAILVKDEDIGTMGVITKNDILNGVIKGTEDQ
- a CDS encoding ABC transporter permease subunit, which gives rise to MTAVTDHIAVPADTSADSTVKQFVSVNDAYYEEQFKSIGDKRGFTFTWNWAAFLLGSIWYGMRSLWSYFLPFVALETLAVVQLARGIWGDLGAPILARLPGIEATLEQRYTQLAEAKENAPDKVAGFENAIASLERAVEGLKADAAAANATAMQLIVFGLIGLFVVKAIQAGLANSALQSRYSKWLSDRSIGSGLTPQKFALAAALAALTYLTCSLKFGFPDQVPSLQTFPSDPQVQSSVAEAIKAWMASAAISSEWFFDSLVFGIRTVLDALETIFVETPWPVMGGFIILLTGLSAGWRAAIFTGAGLAYLGYLGFWDKSMKTLALLGTAACISITLGIPLGIACARNPRLYAFVRPVLDFMQTMPAFVYLIPVIAFFGTGKPAAIIATMIFGGSPVVRLTVLGLRGVPEHVREAAMAFGANKRYLLWKVDIPLAMPSIMAGINQTILLSLAMVVIASLIGAKGLGEDVLEALQYASEGQGILAGLAILVCAMILDRIIQGKRR
- a CDS encoding GYD domain-containing protein encodes the protein MSITVLMMIKYENDKKAEMLKSVSDRAEVSKNAVAAMGGKLLHAYGTAGEFDMIFIYEMPDMTSVAANMMLADASGMSKHHKIIPLFSNDEFLAAQKKAGEMTHTYSAAGDK
- a CDS encoding amidohydrolase family protein, encoding MTRAIFFGGKITTVDEAFQSPEAVAIADGKIVKVGTMADCETQAGEVAERVDLEGKFLLPGFIDAHSHPLWSAKTRGAPVVDIRAETVPSFEAVMGKIKRRVAASLPGEHLLFFGLDAQLHDGFEAPTREQLDDVAPNNPLGIQTSNCHALFMNSAGFDACGIDENTPTPTGSIIERHPCGKPSGKIAEAITWQAIETFYEAWGDDRLNDEFKASIEDFIQNGITTTTEHLYLPFYKAYYLSALKKGWPMPRIAAYQQAVTPDMNVDDMKVGEDRLWMAGVKIHADGSPFIGNIWLTEPYLENEVTLDRMDLRPGHTGGLNYPQEFFEKMVRNYVSQGWQMTIHTQGDRTIDMVLDLLESVLDETPKPDHRFRLEHCALMREDQVERAVKMGVLSSFFINHITHWGAPIEDVLFGPQRAAHYVPAGSAVKHGMRISLHADTPMTDPSCLELMKAAMTRRAGDGRCLGPEQCLDVEAALKAVTIDAAYQICKDDVLGSITPGKHADFVVLESDPLVTKPEELSDIKVLQTWLAGERVYDA
- a CDS encoding GTP-binding protein, which gives rise to MMHDPSIDRVPVVTVGGFLGAGKTTLINRILKEVDDERVVVFVNDFGAINIDYDLIETADERRISLKNGCVCCTLNEELIQGIKTFLDEDETPSAFIIEASGISDPRALDSSILMLEQTGTVRLDNRVYLVDAEQFQTSDFEETELVIDHAAAADCIIVNKTDIVSSSALKATVSTLKSASPYATIIESAYGRCPTGMILNKVDRDFTSNFQPGQSSVSNHHGYVSWSRQTYRMISRDRFMEFAKRLPDLCFRAKGQLFFDGEKSGANIFHLVGRRASMENKGFGDNQRQTKIVAIGKSSQMQTGRLDQLFDELLM